The genomic stretch CGAGAATCCCGAAAATATCGAAATGATGTTCCGCCGCGCCTATTCGGCGGGGTTCACGCAGCGGCCCGATCTGACGGTGATGGGTGCGTTTTCGGGGCTTGAGATTGCCTGTTGGGACATCTTGGGCAAGGACCGCGGGCGGCCTGTTCATGCGCTGATCGGCGGGCGGATGAACGACCGCATCCGGGCATACACCTACCTCTACCCCCTTCCCCATCATGAAATGCAGGCTTTCTGGACCGCGCCCGAAATGGCCGCCGAGGCCGCCGCAGATTGCGTCGCGCGCGGGTACACGGCGGTGAAATTCGACCCCGCAGGCCCCTATACCCTGCGCGGGGGCCACATGCCTGCAATGAGCGACATCAGCCAGTCAGTGACCTTCTGCAAGGCAATCCGCGAAGCCGTGGGCGACCGCGCCGACCTGCTGTTCGGCACCCATGGGCAGTTCACCACCGCCGGTGCAATCCGGCTGGGCCGCGCCATCGCGCCCTATGATCCGCTGTGGTTCGAAGAGCCCGTTCCGCCGGACAACCCTGCGCAGATGGCAGCCGTGGCCAGCGGCGTGGGCATTCCTGTCGCTACCGGCGAGCGGCTGACCACCAAGGCCGAGTTCGCCCCGATCCTGCGCAGCGGCGCGGCCAGTATCCTGCAACCGGCACTGGGCCGCGCGGGCGGCATCTGGGAGGCAAAGAAGATTGCAGCCATGGCCGAAGTCTATAACGCGCAAGTCGCGCCACACCTCTATGCAGGGCCGATCGAATGGGCTGCCAACCTGCAACTGGCTGCCTCCATCCCCAACCTGCTGATGTGTGAAACCATCGAGACA from Pseudosulfitobacter sp. DSM 107133 encodes the following:
- a CDS encoding mandelate racemase/muconate lactonizing enzyme family protein, producing the protein MKLQDLDIIVTAPPAPGWGGRYWILVKVTTDTGIVGWGECYAASVGPEAMRAVIGDVFARHMQGENPENIEMMFRRAYSAGFTQRPDLTVMGAFSGLEIACWDILGKDRGRPVHALIGGRMNDRIRAYTYLYPLPHHEMQAFWTAPEMAAEAAADCVARGYTAVKFDPAGPYTLRGGHMPAMSDISQSVTFCKAIREAVGDRADLLFGTHGQFTTAGAIRLGRAIAPYDPLWFEEPVPPDNPAQMAAVASGVGIPVATGERLTTKAEFAPILRSGAASILQPALGRAGGIWEAKKIAAMAEVYNAQVAPHLYAGPIEWAANLQLAASIPNLLMCETIETPFHDALIKGSIRVEEGFVTPPDAPGLGIEVDEDLARAHPYTGTGLHLEMQEAPCDYVNGNAFEGGAPAPKD